A single Seriola aureovittata isolate HTS-2021-v1 ecotype China chromosome 19, ASM2101889v1, whole genome shotgun sequence DNA region contains:
- the LOC130160586 gene encoding nucleolar protein 58-like, producing MAEAVPQSCPRRRPEARRKQSELSVLRQENTRLERQVNRLLITDTVKISNLEERLQAREQEVLDAFTKHWEETVMNQMEVGRLQQCLQLQEEKNQQEVKEVKEELNQSKSDLLQLVKEKEELAERLTQVENQLRSQEEQKLLMEEAWREKFNALRAEVASREESSERRRKQVEEEKDKEEQEEKQKEEKEEKDKEKQEEKQKEEKEDIKKKQKKEKAELKKQKEEEKQAQKNKEKEEKKAQKKREKEEKEEQKKRKEEEEKAKKESKGKEKTEKKRGMWSWMHRNKKCDSDSQVEEAAGCSTQTGGH from the coding sequence ATGGCAGAGGCTGTTCCACAGAGCTGTCCACGTCGCAGACCAgaggccagaagaaaacaaagtgagCTCTCTGTTCTGCGACAGGAGAACACCCGCCTGGAGAGGCAGGTGAACCGCCTGCTGATTACTGACACAGTCAAAATCAGCAACCTGGAGGAGCGTCTGCAGGCCAGGGAGCAGGAGGTCCTGGACGCTTTTACAAAGCACTGGGAGGAAACTGTGATGAACCAGATGGAGGTCGGCCGTCTTCAGCAGTGTCTCCaactgcaggaggagaagaacCAGCAGGAGGTCAAGGAGGTCAAGGAGGAGCTCAACCAGAGCAAAAGTGACCTCCTGCAGCTcgtgaaggagaaggaggaactTGCTGAGAGACTCACTCAGGTTGAAAACCAGCTGAGGAGCCAGGAGGAGCAAAAACTCCTGATGGAGGAGGCTTGGAGGGAGAAGTTCAACGCTCTGAGAGCGGAGGTCGCCAGCAGAGAAGAGagctcagagaggagaagaaaacaggtggaggaggagaaagacaaggaggagcaggaggagaaacaaaaggaggaaaaggaggagaaagacaaggagaagcaggaggagaaacaaaaggaggaaaaggaggatatcaagaagaaacaaaagaaagagaaggcagaactgaagaagcaaaaagaggaggagaagcaagcacagaaaaacaaagagaaagaggagaagaaggctcagaaaaagagagaaaaagaggagaaggaagaacagaagaagaggaaagaggaggaggagaaggcaaAGAAGGAGagcaaaggaaaggagaagacggagaagaagagagggatgTGGAGCTGGATGCACAGAAACAAGAAGTGTGACAGCGACAGTCAGGTGGAGGAGGCGGCTGGTTGCTCCACTCAGACCGGAGGTCACTAG